A window of Pirellula sp. SH-Sr6A contains these coding sequences:
- a CDS encoding tyrosine-type recombinase/integrase, whose amino-acid sequence MAMLLKTALEQIAMEHDLCYKTQNMYSRSVRRFSDWLGKQAQSDDLERDNLNKFIQYIQQSRSNTTAGNYRRALCRVWNHLTQVEHKPAYEIKRLRRPKAEETPVTAWSLQDFHALLQSASELTGSFRNIPVHPGDLFTAMIWVAYNTGLRPTDLFLMQWADIDFATKSICLIQNKTKKPHVTFLDDPAIEALQKIRNSDPEFVFPVTWTVVRKWMEKIFRGAAKYGFRRVRGKNLGTLRKTNATQVYISSGESAAAESLGHTSGTRIVRKFYIDHRARRQYSVPRRPDGYGPSEDQGNDREGSRS is encoded by the coding sequence ATGGCCATGCTTTTGAAGACAGCCCTCGAACAAATCGCTATGGAGCACGATCTCTGCTACAAGACCCAGAACATGTACTCGCGGTCGGTTCGGAGATTTTCTGACTGGCTTGGCAAGCAGGCGCAGTCTGACGACCTAGAGCGAGACAACCTCAACAAGTTCATCCAGTACATCCAGCAATCTCGATCCAACACTACCGCAGGCAACTACCGTCGCGCCTTGTGCCGAGTCTGGAACCACTTGACTCAGGTGGAGCATAAGCCTGCGTACGAGATCAAGCGGCTGCGACGCCCCAAAGCCGAAGAGACCCCCGTCACGGCATGGAGCCTTCAGGACTTTCACGCATTGCTGCAAAGCGCAAGCGAACTTACGGGCTCTTTCCGAAACATACCGGTCCACCCAGGGGACTTGTTCACTGCCATGATTTGGGTCGCCTACAATACTGGTTTGCGACCAACCGACTTGTTTTTGATGCAATGGGCGGATATCGATTTTGCGACCAAGAGCATTTGCCTTATCCAGAACAAAACCAAGAAGCCCCATGTAACGTTCCTAGACGACCCGGCGATCGAAGCCTTGCAGAAGATCCGAAATTCCGATCCGGAGTTTGTTTTCCCGGTGACCTGGACCGTCGTCCGGAAGTGGATGGAGAAGATCTTTCGCGGGGCTGCGAAGTACGGATTTCGTCGCGTACGGGGCAAGAATCTTGGTACACTCAGAAAGACGAATGCAACCCAAGTTTACATCAGCAGTGGCGAGTCAGCCGCCGCTGAGTCGCTCGGTCATACGAGCGGAACTCGGATCGTTCGCAAATTTTACATAGACCATAGAGCACGCCGACAATACTCTGTTCCGAGGCGACCAGATGGATACGGACCAAGCGAAGATCAGGGAAATGATCGAGAAGGCAGTCGAAGCTGA
- a CDS encoding S1/P1 nuclease, producing the protein MKRFFTFLVTAMVALSSAPAFAWSECGHAIIMQLAYLNSSAAERAEIERLMKAHPRFVDDFAPPSGIQADGGKLAWRIGRIGYWPDVARRQPEYHRSTWHYQLGASLVIGDETKLQVPEAPGPVPADATLATQELHLIQAVELCKSVLRDKNRPDADRAVALCWIAHLVADAHQPCHAGSLYVEGVFTEKDGDRGANRILTAQRGNMHALWDQLLGDRYDEGDVKRRADEIAKLDVDAGSKEQQIDPTVWIDESRKFAIESVYTDEVLSQVALVSRGLATEVPKVDLSEAYLKNAGRVAQERAKLASVRLAAVIAECSQ; encoded by the coding sequence ATGAAACGATTCTTTACATTTCTCGTGACCGCCATGGTCGCACTCAGTTCCGCTCCAGCTTTTGCTTGGTCAGAATGCGGTCACGCGATCATCATGCAACTGGCCTACCTGAACTCCTCAGCTGCCGAACGTGCCGAAATCGAACGTCTCATGAAGGCGCACCCACGGTTCGTCGACGACTTTGCACCACCGAGCGGGATCCAAGCCGACGGCGGCAAGCTCGCATGGAGAATCGGGCGCATCGGTTACTGGCCCGACGTCGCCCGGCGCCAGCCCGAATACCATCGCTCGACTTGGCACTACCAGCTTGGAGCATCGCTGGTGATCGGGGACGAGACTAAGCTGCAGGTCCCTGAGGCCCCCGGACCGGTTCCTGCGGACGCCACACTGGCCACCCAGGAACTTCACCTCATCCAGGCCGTCGAGCTGTGTAAGTCGGTTCTGAGGGACAAGAACCGCCCCGACGCCGATCGAGCTGTCGCGCTCTGTTGGATCGCTCACCTCGTAGCCGATGCCCACCAGCCCTGCCACGCGGGCTCATTGTACGTCGAGGGCGTCTTTACGGAGAAGGATGGGGACCGAGGAGCAAACCGCATCCTGACGGCGCAGCGAGGCAACATGCACGCTTTGTGGGACCAACTACTTGGTGATCGATACGACGAGGGAGACGTCAAGCGTCGCGCTGACGAAATCGCCAAGTTGGATGTCGATGCGGGATCCAAGGAGCAGCAGATCGACCCCACCGTCTGGATCGACGAAAGCCGCAAGTTCGCCATCGAGTCCGTTTACACCGATGAGGTTCTGAGCCAAGTGGCACTCGTCAGTCGAGGCTTGGCCACCGAAGTTCCAAAGGTAGACCTCTCCGAGGCCTACCTGAAGAATGCGGGGCGAGTCGCTCAGGAGCGGGCTAAGTTGGCATCGGTGAGATTGGCGGCCGTGATTGCGGAGTGCTCGCAATGA
- a CDS encoding DUF4376 domain-containing protein — protein MRQFLTKPDGSLPDGITIEQLESLGLIPVIPTLPPAVDNAHVCVDTQSPVLSNGVWFQQWAVEPIETEELSDESLLIRLAEIRWMRESSGIRIGDQQVTTLREEMPVWQGMLLDITLRPGATAAFEYKPRGGQNVLLSPQQITRIYECFAWYVNACFATERSLVAQIGTISNSQILDLANADSTWPQKQFQP, from the coding sequence ATGAGACAATTCTTAACCAAGCCTGATGGCTCGCTGCCTGATGGCATCACGATTGAGCAACTTGAGTCACTTGGCTTGATCCCCGTAATCCCCACGCTTCCGCCTGCGGTAGACAACGCTCACGTTTGTGTGGACACACAATCTCCTGTCCTTTCAAACGGTGTTTGGTTTCAACAATGGGCTGTAGAGCCGATTGAAACGGAAGAGCTCTCCGATGAGTCCCTGCTCATCCGACTGGCAGAGATTCGCTGGATGCGTGAGTCGAGCGGCATTCGCATCGGTGACCAACAGGTGACAACGCTACGCGAAGAGATGCCTGTTTGGCAAGGGATGCTACTAGACATCACGTTGCGCCCAGGAGCAACAGCCGCGTTCGAATACAAACCGAGAGGGGGCCAAAATGTCTTGCTCTCACCTCAGCAGATAACACGCATCTATGAATGCTTTGCGTGGTACGTGAATGCGTGCTTCGCCACTGAAAGATCCTTAGTCGCCCAAATCGGCACGATCAGCAATTCGCAGATTCTTGATCTCGCGAACGCTGATTCGACTTGGCCACAAAAGCAATTCCAACCTTAA
- a CDS encoding DEAD/DEAH box helicase, giving the protein MSTGLTSGSNKPLCRLVGKEWVVSGDPYVLTRLLSIFPLASRSKQDESVYLPATPEQSRDLLWFAQRYPLRVEHENHLRKQAALYVLRHSKADRILSEGYQGRSVQFARGKSPRPYQIVAADLWRSVGSLLLGDDLGLGKTISAITALTDENLRPAVVVCPSHLVIQWRDVIAQFTPELTSHIIRDTMPYSPYVLVDCRHCGATIDRVYQLGGRKKRCPVCQTEIPLAVCPRPADVYLLSYSKLQQWPDNLAKVCRSVVYDEVHGLRGGSRTERWKAARRLSQKMDYRMGMSATPFANLGGEAFNVLECLMPGFLGTEEQFQTNWCTSVSLTKAPPLRDPDAFGNYLKEQKAMLRRTAVELGLPVHDCSIHYRTVEADAKLFNDATTKAEELARALLQDVSSNRGAATMEFDSMLRQATGLAKVDAVASMVREFTDQGEKVVLFAWHQRVHDLLMEKLSDLLPVRYTGSETKEQKAASVNKFVTGGSKVFLMSLRAGEGLDGLQFVSCTAVVAELDWTWAVVKQNVGRIARSGQTRPCNAYFAVTEFGSDPIVSQVLGIKKDQLNGFLGEKMTGPQRSIDDANAIKLMAKSFLRSRSTV; this is encoded by the coding sequence GTGTCTACTGGCTTAACGTCTGGCAGTAACAAGCCGCTGTGCCGCTTGGTGGGAAAAGAATGGGTTGTGTCGGGTGATCCTTATGTTCTGACTCGTCTGCTTTCGATCTTCCCGTTGGCGAGCCGAAGTAAGCAAGACGAGTCGGTCTACTTGCCAGCCACGCCAGAACAATCGAGGGACTTGCTTTGGTTTGCTCAGCGATATCCGTTGCGAGTCGAGCACGAAAACCATCTTCGCAAGCAAGCGGCGCTGTACGTGCTTCGGCACTCTAAGGCGGATCGCATCCTCTCAGAAGGTTACCAGGGGCGAAGCGTTCAGTTCGCTCGGGGGAAGTCTCCTCGTCCTTATCAAATCGTGGCCGCGGACCTCTGGCGATCGGTGGGGAGTTTGTTGCTCGGTGACGATCTTGGTCTTGGGAAAACGATCTCCGCAATCACCGCGTTAACCGACGAAAATCTTCGGCCCGCCGTGGTCGTGTGTCCGTCTCACTTGGTTATTCAGTGGCGAGACGTGATCGCTCAATTCACACCGGAGCTAACGAGTCACATCATTCGCGATACGATGCCTTACAGTCCCTACGTGCTTGTCGACTGTCGGCACTGCGGGGCGACGATCGACCGCGTGTACCAGCTCGGCGGAAGGAAGAAGCGTTGTCCGGTTTGCCAAACCGAGATTCCGCTCGCGGTTTGTCCTAGACCTGCGGACGTGTACCTCCTGAGCTACAGCAAGCTCCAGCAATGGCCGGACAATCTAGCGAAGGTTTGCCGATCGGTCGTTTATGACGAAGTGCACGGGCTCCGTGGCGGTTCAAGGACGGAGCGATGGAAAGCGGCGAGGCGATTAAGTCAGAAGATGGACTATCGCATGGGGATGTCGGCTACTCCGTTTGCCAACCTTGGGGGCGAAGCGTTCAACGTACTCGAGTGTTTGATGCCCGGCTTCCTCGGAACGGAAGAGCAGTTTCAGACGAATTGGTGCACGAGCGTATCGCTTACGAAGGCTCCGCCTCTTCGAGATCCTGACGCATTTGGGAACTACCTTAAAGAGCAGAAAGCGATGCTGCGGAGGACGGCTGTTGAGCTTGGGCTGCCAGTCCATGATTGTTCGATTCACTACCGCACGGTCGAAGCGGATGCCAAGCTGTTCAACGATGCGACCACTAAGGCGGAGGAGCTCGCTCGGGCGCTGCTTCAAGATGTGTCCAGCAATCGAGGGGCAGCGACGATGGAGTTCGATAGCATGCTTCGGCAGGCAACGGGGCTCGCGAAGGTCGATGCCGTTGCAAGCATGGTTCGGGAGTTCACGGACCAGGGCGAAAAGGTCGTTCTGTTCGCTTGGCACCAAAGGGTGCATGACTTGTTAATGGAAAAGCTGAGCGACCTGCTGCCGGTTCGGTACACGGGCAGTGAAACGAAAGAGCAAAAGGCTGCGTCGGTCAACAAGTTTGTGACGGGCGGCTCCAAGGTGTTCCTCATGTCGCTTCGGGCGGGTGAGGGGTTGGACGGTCTTCAGTTCGTTTCGTGCACCGCTGTGGTTGCTGAGCTGGACTGGACGTGGGCTGTTGTGAAGCAGAATGTCGGGCGGATCGCGAGAAGTGGACAGACTCGGCCGTGCAATGCGTACTTTGCGGTGACGGAGTTTGGGTCCGATCCGATCGTCTCGCAGGTGCTTGGAATCAAGAAAGATCAGCTCAATGGGTTCCTTGGAGAGAAGATGACTGGTCCTCAGAGATCGATCGATGATGCCAACGCGATCAAGCTCATGGCGAAGAGCTTTTTGAGAAGTCGCTCCACGGTTTGA
- a CDS encoding DNA-processing protein DprA: MITEYSPIELMGVLNDVEIKNAPERLFVRGDAQLLHGNGRVSIVGSRKASQGGIGRAARLAKMLVEQGFVVVSGLAEGIDAAAHKSAISHGGKTIAVIGTPIDKAYPAKHKALQEEIATNHLLVSQFPIGSKTFPSCFPMRNRTMALLSHATVIIEAADGSGSLHQGWEALRLGRPLYLARWQVENQSLEWPAKFLDYGAIVLDEESVVDLMLSLPKQIDVDEHSAAFSL, from the coding sequence TTGATCACTGAGTACTCGCCCATCGAGCTGATGGGTGTGTTGAACGACGTCGAAATCAAAAATGCCCCGGAACGATTATTCGTTAGGGGGGACGCGCAACTTCTTCACGGGAATGGTCGCGTTTCCATTGTTGGTTCGCGAAAAGCGTCCCAAGGCGGCATTGGGCGAGCGGCCCGACTTGCGAAAATGCTAGTCGAACAAGGATTCGTTGTGGTGAGCGGGCTGGCCGAAGGAATTGATGCGGCAGCCCACAAATCGGCAATCAGCCATGGCGGGAAGACCATCGCCGTCATTGGAACACCCATCGACAAGGCTTATCCGGCGAAGCACAAAGCATTGCAGGAGGAGATTGCGACTAACCATCTTCTGGTCTCGCAGTTCCCCATTGGAAGCAAGACTTTTCCAAGTTGCTTCCCCATGCGGAACAGGACGATGGCATTGCTCTCTCACGCCACTGTGATCATCGAAGCGGCAGACGGCAGCGGCTCTCTTCACCAAGGTTGGGAGGCGCTCAGGCTAGGGAGACCGCTCTATTTGGCTCGATGGCAGGTAGAAAACCAATCACTGGAATGGCCCGCAAAATTTCTCGACTATGGGGCGATCGTACTAGACGAAGAATCGGTTGTGGACCTGATGCTCAGCCTTCCCAAGCAAATTGACGTAGATGAGCACTCAGCCGCCTTTTCCCTCTAA